The Acidicapsa acidisoli genome window below encodes:
- a CDS encoding potassium channel family protein yields the protein QRALGGDMRKMGAFRFAALVVRLAMAVVVLHGLEILLWATFYRWRCLPSWDSAIYFSASSYSTLGCNDVSLPSQWRTLGPLESIIGVLMCGISASLLFAIVTRLINREERPSHKEHGAGVYLFSTYVPPVVEGCRKGDSNE from the coding sequence TACAACGAGCTTTGGGCGGCGATATGCGCAAAATGGGCGCCTTTCGCTTCGCAGCATTGGTTGTGCGATTGGCAATGGCGGTTGTCGTTCTGCACGGATTGGAGATTCTGCTGTGGGCGACGTTCTATCGTTGGCGTTGCTTGCCATCGTGGGACTCGGCGATCTACTTCTCCGCGAGTAGTTATTCCACGCTCGGATGCAACGACGTTAGTCTTCCATCGCAGTGGCGCACGCTTGGGCCGCTCGAGAGCATCATCGGCGTGTTGATGTGCGGCATATCGGCGAGTCTTCTATTTGCGATTGTCACTCGGCTCATTAACCGCGAGGAACGACCTTCGCATAAAGAACACGGAGCTGGCGTTTATCTGTTCTCCACGTATGTGCCTCCAGTGGTTGAGGGATGCCGGAAAGGAGATAGCAATGAGTAG